A window of Heliomicrobium undosum genomic DNA:
TTTCCTCCACGGTGAGGGGTCCCTGAAGGAGATTCCCGGACTTGCTTACGTCGACACACAGGGAGAATGGGCGAGCAATCCGCCGGGGCCCCCCTTGAGGGACTTGGACCGTCTGCCGATCTTGAAGTCTTGGGAGGCCCGCACATCGCGCCGCAACAGCAAAAACCTGGCCGTTCTCTCAGGGAGGGGATGTCCCTTTCATTGCGCTTTTTGCTACGAAGGAAGTGTGCCCGGCAAAGTGCGCCTGCGGTCAGTGGACCATGTGATCGGCGAAATCCGCCAGGCCCTGGCGCACCGGCCATCGATCCGGTACATCTGGTTCGCCGATGACACCTTTACCCTCGACCCCCGGCGGATGGCCGAGTTCAGCCGCGCCTTGACGGAGTTGAGAAAAGAACATGACTTTGTCTGGTTTTGCGAATGCCACCCCAGCACCTTGATCCGATGGCCGGACATGCTGGAGATGATGATCGAAGCCGGACTCGTTCGCATGCAGATCGGCATCGAGTCCGGTTCTGCCGAGGTCCTCGCCCTCTACCGCAAGCAGGCGGGGAAAGAGGAGATCGAGAAGGTCGTCCGCCTGGCCATGGAGAAGGGCCTGCCCCAACTGACGGGCAATATCATTGTCGGCGGCGCCGCTGAAAGCAGGGAGACCTTCGAAGATACGAAGCGTTTTGCCCAAGGCTTGTTGGAATTGGGGCCAGGCATGGTGGATATCACATCTACCTTTTTTATTCCCTTGCCGAATACGGCGATCTCCGAAGACCCCGGAGCCTTTGGGTTGCGCCTATTAGACAGAGAGTGCCTGACTTCCATCGGCGATATCGCCGTCGTGGAGACGGAAAGCCTGACGCGCTGGGAGATCACGGCCATGCGCATGGAGTTTACCCGTCATGTGCTGACCGTGATGAATGGGCTGTATTCGGAAGGGAAAATCCCCGAGGAGCGGGTTGCCCTCGATTTTCGA
This region includes:
- a CDS encoding B12-binding domain-containing radical SAM protein — its product is MEQGRFEQGKTERRERGERLERRESGQKPVRGRIMLLYMQRLGVGNLHEITEPLGLGCLAAFVEERGYAAQVYSGPLHDAWEAVQAEMGQNGLDALGLYCDFENQSAVESFSRKVKEIWPIRVFIGGPQAVALGKGFVMRSRCDGVVRGEGEHPLHRLLEFFLHGEGSLKEIPGLAYVDTQGEWASNPPGPPLRDLDRLPILKSWEARTSRRNSKNLAVLSGRGCPFHCAFCYEGSVPGKVRLRSVDHVIGEIRQALAHRPSIRYIWFADDTFTLDPRRMAEFSRALTELRKEHDFVWFCECHPSTLIRWPDMLEMMIEAGLVRMQIGIESGSAEVLALYRKQAGKEEIEKVVRLAMEKGLPQLTGNIIVGGAAESRETFEDTKRFAQGLLELGPGMVDITSTFFIPLPNTAISEDPGAFGLRLLDRECLTSIGDIAVVETESLTRWEITAMRMEFTRHVLTVMNGLYSEGKIPEERVALDFRLKDLYGIESNWLQLIYRRQIQPNHDDLVSNIAKNPFERNYSTMLDRGAARPSTAISPEELDHWRPQRVIELWTVVDESRGYPQIGGYVLSPLEYALLLYATGKLTRKEALERVYEQFGDRFDGVDDFNAVAGKILLSFEERYWLVYAPL